Proteins from a single region of Bdellovibrio svalbardensis:
- a CDS encoding phosphatase domain-containing protein codes for MRSISILALVFLFLSVGQAKTLLVSDVDDTLKLANVLDLSSAASYSFDDKSRFLGMAELFTLIKKDNPDLSVYYVSRAPSWWMQGTHEQFLRNGKFPAGVYIPRTNLSMETHKLITIRSIMNSENPDKVIFFGDNGEKDAEVYEQIKSEYETKGVRFYQFIRLVYSSKDSEDAGVIPFADQVGFVTPVEVSFELKKAGLLAEESVVWTAENIASAILKQKKDYDVGTVAFPKFMRCNDFVWKWDDVGVYPNLPELKQRLEERCQK; via the coding sequence ATGAGAAGTATTTCCATTCTTGCGCTCGTCTTTCTATTTCTTTCTGTTGGACAGGCTAAGACTCTATTGGTGAGCGATGTCGATGATACGCTGAAGCTCGCAAATGTTTTAGACCTCAGCAGTGCCGCTTCGTATTCCTTTGATGATAAAAGTCGTTTTCTTGGGATGGCGGAGTTGTTTACTTTGATCAAAAAAGACAATCCGGATCTTTCCGTTTACTATGTTTCCAGAGCCCCGTCTTGGTGGATGCAGGGAACCCACGAACAGTTTCTGCGTAATGGAAAATTTCCCGCGGGCGTTTACATTCCTCGCACAAATCTCAGTATGGAGACTCATAAACTCATTACGATTCGTTCCATCATGAACAGCGAAAATCCTGACAAGGTGATTTTCTTTGGTGATAACGGCGAAAAAGACGCCGAGGTTTATGAGCAAATCAAAAGCGAATACGAAACGAAAGGTGTGCGCTTCTATCAGTTCATCCGTCTGGTCTATTCAAGCAAAGACTCTGAGGACGCAGGTGTAATTCCTTTCGCGGATCAGGTGGGGTTTGTAACGCCGGTTGAGGTTTCTTTCGAGCTGAAGAAGGCTGGGTTGCTGGCGGAAGAATCAGTTGTCTGGACGGCAGAAAATATTGCGAGTGCCATTCTGAAACAGAAGAAAGACTATGACGTTGGCACAGTGGCTTTTCCAAAGTTTATGCGCTGTAATGACTTTGTTTGGAAATGGGATGATGTCGGTGTATATCCGAACCTCCCCGAATTAAAACAAAGACTTGAAGAGCGCTGCCAAAAATAA